The following are from one region of the Sandaracinus amylolyticus genome:
- a CDS encoding gamma carbonic anhydrase family protein: protein MSDRGPLFPYRGVRPRAHETSFVAPTASLIGDVTIGAGSSIWYGAVLRGDVAPIRIGEQTSIQDNSVVHATGGWSETIVGDRCTVGHSVILHGCIVGSDVLVGMGSIVLDTAEIGDWVVLGAGSLVTARTKIPPGVLAMGRPAKPVRDLTDEERARITESAALYAGYSADHRRSIEEG from the coding sequence ATGAGCGACCGAGGGCCCCTCTTCCCGTATCGAGGCGTGCGTCCGCGCGCGCACGAGACCTCGTTCGTCGCGCCCACCGCGAGCCTGATCGGCGACGTGACGATCGGCGCGGGCTCGTCGATCTGGTACGGCGCGGTGCTGCGCGGCGACGTCGCGCCGATCCGCATCGGCGAGCAGACGTCGATCCAGGACAACTCGGTCGTGCACGCGACCGGCGGGTGGAGCGAGACCATCGTCGGCGATCGCTGCACCGTCGGTCACTCGGTGATCCTCCACGGCTGCATCGTCGGCAGCGACGTGCTCGTGGGGATGGGCTCGATCGTCCTCGACACCGCGGAGATCGGCGACTGGGTCGTGCTCGGTGCGGGCTCGCTCGTCACGGCGCGCACGAAGATCCCGCCCGGCGTGCTCGCGATGGGCCGCCCTGCGAAGCCGGTGCGCGATCTGACCGACGAAGAGCGCGCGCGAATCACCGAGTCCGCCGCGCTCTACGCGGGGTACTCGGCCGATCACCGCCGCTCGATCGAAGAAGGCTGA